From a region of the Procambarus clarkii isolate CNS0578487 chromosome 18, FALCON_Pclarkii_2.0, whole genome shotgun sequence genome:
- the LOC123754604 gene encoding barH-like 2 homeobox protein: MTPRPAVKEQEAASVWVPENSSCSSFMSPRAAAFTINALLSLYSCNEHRSTKPVPCSDFCEDPRRRHEPSSPTCATFTSVVGPPPPPSKLPCDNSTSLQDIVPVLIARTSLQDTPSTHQFDLEPVATATNQDKPASDQQDVRPELIASASQKRISSGLRDFRRKQVRRNTNQDALSAHQQYARPELVPGTTGSSQKDSITKARRARTVFSDFQLKRLEEEFKNQFYLAGAGRRNLATELGLNDTKVKVWFQNRRIKWRKDHNGEELRRSPTDPCNDVSCCRPSSV; this comes from the coding sequence ATGACTCCCCggccagcagtgaaggaacaggaaGCGGCGTCAGTCTGGGTCCCGGAAAACAGCTCCTGCTCGTCCTTCATGTCTCCTCGAGCAGCAGCCTTCACTATCAACGCTCTTCTGAGTCTTTATTCCTGCAATGAACACAGAAGCACCAAGCCAGTGCCTTGTTCAGACTTTTGTGAGGATCCCAGACGTCGTCACGAGCCTTCATCTCCCACTTGCGcgaccttcacctccgtggtaggaCCTCCGCCACCTCCCAGCAAGCTCCCATGTGATAATTCTACCAGTCTCCAGGATATAGTACCAGTACTCATCGCCAGAACCTCTCTCCAAGATACTCCCTCCACCCATCAATTCGACTTAGAACCAGTTGCCACTGCTACTAACCAGGACAAACCCGCTTCCGATCAACAAGATGTAAGACCAGAACTAATCGCCAGTGCTTCTCAAAAAAGAATCAGCTCAGGTCTACGAGATTTTAGACGCAAACAAGTTAGAAGAAACACCAACCAAGATGCACTCAGCGCCCATCAACAATACGCAAGACCAGAACTAGTTCCCGGAACCACGGGCAGCAGCCAGAAAGACTCTATTACCAAGGCGAGGCGTGCGCGAACAGTCTTTTCTGATTTTCAGCTGAAGCGACTTGAAGAAGAGTTTAAAAACCAGTTTTATTTAGCGGGTGCTGGACGTCGCAACCTCGCCACTGAGCTGGGCCTGAACGATACCAAAGTTAAAGTATGGTTTCAGAATCGGCGAATTAAGTGGCGTAAGGACCATAATGGCGAAGAGTTGAGACGCTCACCTACAGATCCTTGTAACGACGTCAGCTGCTGCAGGCCATCTTCGGTGTGA